In the genome of Vicia villosa cultivar HV-30 ecotype Madison, WI linkage group LG7, Vvil1.0, whole genome shotgun sequence, one region contains:
- the LOC131620489 gene encoding ankyrin repeat-containing protein BDA1-like codes for MNTENLDQVMGSAYFNRIGVVYTVIKEDPSILENIDKNQFVETPLHIAALMGHLEYAIEIMNLKPSFATKLNLEGYTPIHFAMLHNTDVVRERIPASLLRDNSQMELVSYLVGINKDLVRVKAREGLTPLHLASKLGEVELLAKFLTVCPDSIKDVTVKGESALHIAARMKQYKALEFLLTWLQENCGRGAKKLKWEILNLKDYNGNTALHISALSSEPKSLEYLANTGMSFDGMNSDKKKAIDLASTPEMKKILTSAKEKRLSIMIKVGILDAMTWISRIRSDITEEQRNTWLIIATLVATVTYESTVSPPGGVFQVSASDDNNMKIKSGDMYYSTRGNAGKSILSKTSFMGFSLANMLSFSLSIIAIVIMTPGGVLRPLVLAPVTFFTLCYLIAMPAISPTHTNTIILSIPMYSIFLLAGFMFYFFGDHIIIKKRIISCYKCMRATQSQTCMRATQSQTSETRV; via the exons ATCTATTTTGGAAAACATAGATAAAAACCAATTTGTAGAAACTCCTTTGCATATCGCTGCCTTGATGGGTCATCTCGAATATGCCATTGAAATTATGAATTTGAAACCTTCATTTGCTACGAAGCTAAATTTGGAAGGTTACACTCCCATTCATTTTGCTATGCTCCACAATACTGATGTTGTTAGGGAAAGGATCCCCGCTTCTCTTCTTAGGGATAACAGCCAAATGGAGTTGGTGTCTTACTTGGTTGGTATCAATAAAGATCTTGTTAGAGTTAAAGCAAGAGAAGGCTTGACTCCACTTCATTTAGCAAGTAAATTAGGGGAGGTTGAACTTTTAGCTAAATTCCTCACTGTTTGTCCGGATTCCATTAAAGATGTAACTGTGAAAGGTGAATCTGCATTGCATATTGCTGCCAGGATGAAACAATATAAGGcccttgaatttcttcttacgtGGCTccaagaaaattgtggaagagGTGCTAAAAAGCTGAAATGGGAAATACTGAACCTGAAAGACTACAACGGTAACACTGCTTTGCACATTTCAGCCCTTAGTAGTGAACCAAAG TCTCTTGAATATCTGGCAAACACTGGGATGAGCTTTGATGGAATGAACTCCGACAAGAAAAAAGCAATTGATTTAGCAAGTACTCCAGAGATGAAGAAAATAttaacaagtgctaaagaaaaaCGTCTCTCAATAATGATTAAGGTCGGCATTCTTGATGCCATGACTTGGATAAGTAGAATTAGAAGTGATATAACAGAGGAGCAGCGTAACACTTGGTTGATAATTGCAACTCTTGTTGCAACTGTAACCTATGAATCAACAGTGAGTCCTCCGGGTGGAGTTTTCCAGGTTAGTGCAAGTGATGACAACAATATGAAAATCAAGTCTGGAGATATGTATTATTCTACCCGAGGAAATGCTGGGAAATCGATCTTGTCAAAAACTAGTTTCATGGGTTTTTCATTAGCGAATatgctttccttttctttatcaaTTATAGCAATAGTAATTATGACCCCAGGGGGAGTACTAAGGCCCCTCGTGTTAGCTCCGGTCACTTTTTTTACTCTTTGCTATCTAATTGCTATGCCAGCAATATCTCCTACTCATACAAACACTATTATTCTCAGCATCCCtatgtattcaatttttttattggcgggttttatgttttatttctttggggaccatattattataaaaaagagaATAATCTCTTGTTACAAATGCATGAGAGCAACTCAAAGTCAAACCTGCATGAGAGCAACTCAAAGTCAAACCTCTGAAACCCGTGTTTAG